One Endozoicomonas gorgoniicola DNA window includes the following coding sequences:
- the ettA gene encoding energy-dependent translational throttle protein EttA has product MAKGDKHGKTGSYVYTMNRVSKVVPPKRQILKDISLSFFPGAKIGVLGLNGAGKSTLLRIMAGVDKEFDGEARPQPDLNVGYLPQEPELDPAKTVREVVEEALGEIKEAQEKLEAVYAAYAEPDADFDALAAEQAKLENIIQAADAHNLERKLEVAADALRLPDWDANVANLSGGERRRVALCRLLLSSPEMLLLDEPTNHLDAESVAWLERFLVEYPGTVVAITHDRYFLDNAAGWILELDRGEGIPYQGNYSAWLEQKEQRLEQEQKQQDARRKAMEHELEWVRSNAKGRQSKSKARLARFEEMQSQEFQTRNETNEIYIPPGPRLGEKVLELNNVCKGFDGRLLIDDLSFSVPKGAIVGIIGGNGAGKSTLFKMIVGEEQPDSGSIEQGDTVKISNVQQLRDELDDSKTVWEAISDGQDILKINNYEVPSRAYIGRFNFKGGDQQKRVGELSGGERGRLQLAATLKHGGNVLLLDEPSNDLDVETLRALEEAMLAFPGCAMVISHDRWFLDRVATHILAYEGDSKVTFFEGNYTEYEADRKERLGEEAAGPHRIKYKRIDA; this is encoded by the coding sequence ATGGCAAAAGGTGACAAGCATGGAAAAACAGGCTCTTACGTCTACACCATGAACCGGGTAAGCAAGGTTGTTCCCCCCAAACGCCAGATTCTCAAAGATATTTCCCTGTCATTCTTCCCCGGTGCCAAAATCGGTGTACTGGGCCTGAATGGTGCCGGCAAATCCACCCTGCTGCGCATCATGGCGGGTGTAGATAAAGAGTTCGACGGTGAAGCCCGTCCACAGCCAGACCTGAACGTTGGCTACCTGCCTCAGGAGCCGGAACTGGACCCGGCTAAAACCGTTCGTGAAGTGGTTGAAGAAGCACTGGGTGAAATCAAGGAAGCCCAGGAGAAGCTGGAAGCCGTTTACGCTGCCTATGCTGAGCCAGATGCAGACTTCGACGCCCTGGCTGCCGAGCAGGCAAAGCTGGAAAACATCATTCAGGCGGCCGATGCCCACAATCTGGAACGCAAGCTGGAAGTCGCTGCCGACGCCCTGCGTCTGCCAGACTGGGATGCCAATGTTGCCAACCTGTCCGGTGGTGAGCGTCGCCGTGTTGCCCTGTGCCGCCTGCTGCTGTCCAGCCCGGAAATGCTGCTGCTGGACGAGCCAACCAACCACCTGGATGCCGAATCCGTTGCCTGGCTGGAGCGATTTCTGGTGGAATATCCGGGTACTGTGGTTGCCATCACCCACGACCGTTACTTCCTGGACAACGCCGCTGGCTGGATTCTGGAACTGGACCGTGGTGAAGGTATTCCTTACCAGGGTAACTACAGCGCCTGGCTGGAGCAGAAAGAACAGCGTCTGGAACAGGAACAGAAACAACAGGACGCCCGTCGTAAAGCAATGGAACACGAACTGGAATGGGTTCGCTCCAATGCCAAAGGCCGTCAGTCCAAGTCCAAGGCACGTCTGGCACGCTTTGAAGAGATGCAGTCTCAGGAGTTCCAGACCCGTAACGAAACCAATGAAATCTACATTCCACCCGGTCCACGTCTGGGCGAGAAGGTTCTGGAACTCAACAACGTCTGCAAAGGCTTCGACGGCCGCCTGCTGATTGATGACCTGAGTTTCAGCGTACCTAAAGGTGCGATTGTCGGTATTATCGGTGGTAACGGTGCCGGTAAGTCCACACTGTTTAAAATGATTGTCGGTGAAGAACAGCCGGATTCCGGTTCTATCGAACAGGGCGACACCGTTAAAATCTCCAACGTACAGCAGTTGCGCGATGAACTGGATGATTCCAAGACCGTTTGGGAAGCGATCTCCGATGGTCAGGACATTCTGAAAATCAACAACTACGAAGTACCTTCCCGTGCTTACATTGGTCGCTTTAACTTCAAGGGCGGCGACCAGCAGAAGCGTGTCGGCGAACTGTCTGGTGGTGAGCGTGGTCGCCTGCAACTGGCTGCCACCCTGAAGCATGGCGGTAATGTGCTGCTGCTGGACGAACCGTCCAACGACCTCGACGTGGAAACCCTGCGCGCACTGGAAGAAGCGATGCTCGCCTTCCCCGGCTGTGCCATGGTGATCTCCCACGACCGCTGGTTCCTGGATCGTGTAGCCACCCACATTCTGGCTTATGAGGGTGACTCCAAAGTCACCTTCTTTGAAGGTAACTACACCGAGTACGAAGCGGACCGCAAAGAGCGTCTGGGCGAAGAAGCTGCCGGGCCGCACCGTATCAAGTACAAGCGCATTGACGCTTAA
- a CDS encoding DUF2608 domain-containing protein: MLKSNKFIRWLVAIWFMALIMNPYQTSAATTSQPGLFLQQAFNDGTLNNQSLVILDLDDTTITTPEGQWLGRSEMFYYLVDQEMQRNPGRTRQSIVDEIDPLLTLVYGKVPVQLTDETLPDTINQLISKGVTVIGMTARGLPVADATRWQLKEVGITFSDTGAERFIALPGDRQFVVEHGVVLAGQGNRKGEVLIALIENKLLPKPERVMLVDDHDRHLDSVQQAVMSFDSDITYVPVLCTYLEGKKRFDSVESEQQLLDFLYQWRNDRTVSNFVDQDAYSQGFIARCKAIPAREKYCDALLQHYGILPDS; this comes from the coding sequence GTGTTGAAAAGCAATAAATTTATACGTTGGCTGGTCGCTATCTGGTTTATGGCCTTGATCATGAACCCTTATCAGACATCTGCGGCGACAACATCGCAACCGGGGCTGTTTCTCCAGCAGGCGTTTAATGACGGAACCCTCAACAACCAGAGTCTGGTGATTCTGGATCTGGACGATACCACCATTACCACGCCTGAAGGGCAATGGCTGGGGCGGTCAGAGATGTTCTATTATCTGGTTGACCAGGAGATGCAACGCAACCCCGGCAGGACAAGGCAGTCTATTGTCGATGAGATTGATCCTCTGCTGACGCTGGTTTATGGCAAAGTCCCTGTGCAGCTCACTGATGAGACATTACCCGACACCATTAACCAACTGATCAGCAAAGGTGTCACGGTTATTGGCATGACCGCCCGGGGGCTGCCCGTTGCCGATGCGACCCGGTGGCAGCTAAAAGAAGTCGGTATTACCTTTTCAGATACAGGGGCTGAACGATTTATTGCCCTGCCGGGAGACAGGCAGTTTGTAGTGGAGCATGGTGTGGTGCTGGCCGGGCAGGGCAACAGGAAAGGAGAAGTTCTGATTGCCCTGATCGAAAACAAGCTCCTGCCGAAACCAGAGCGGGTAATGCTGGTAGACGACCATGACCGTCATCTCGATAGCGTTCAGCAGGCTGTGATGAGCTTTGATTCTGACATAACTTATGTTCCCGTCCTGTGTACTTACCTGGAGGGAAAAAAACGGTTTGACTCGGTTGAATCGGAGCAGCAGCTTCTGGATTTCCTGTATCAGTGGCGTAATGACAGAACCGTGTCGAACTTCGTGGATCAGGATGCTTACAGTCAGGGTTTTATTGCCCGCTGCAAGGCGATTCCTGCCAGGGAAAAATATTGTGACGCACTGTTGCAGCACTATGGGATTCTGCCAGATTCCTGA
- the ydiJ gene encoding D-2-hydroxyglutarate dehydrogenase YdiJ, whose product MISKLDNKTTSTLYQSFAKAVQSAGFLGDIELGYADRTVLATDNSIYQLLPEGIFYPRSTGDLSLILTQSARPEFQQIVLSPRGGGTGTNGQSLTTGFMVDTSRYMNQVLEINAEERWARVQAGTVKDYLNERVAKDGLFFAPELSTSNRATVGGMVNTDASGQGSVVYGKTRHHVLELTSVLADGTVWTSSAINDDELNQLCQREDNIGTIHKTVRQAHDDHKQQVEDIFPKLNRNLTGYDLANIRNKQGEFNLNAILCGSEGTLAMVSEIKVNLLPVPETSALVLVFYQSFQESLQDAQTLMAAKPCSIETIDSRVLRLAKADTIWESVKGFFPQNSEAIDGINFVEFTGHNEDEINNGIARLVTELNKSSEIERSGHQIVMGTDNVKKIWAMRKQSVGLLGNMKGDARPIPFVEDVAVPPENLAAFIQQFRALLDKHQLTYGMFGHVDAGVLHVRPAIDMKDPQQAMLVRSISDEVAQLAQSNGGVLWGEHGKGVRSEYSPAFFTDLYPVLQHIKNAFDPHNQLNPGKIATPASQELLKIDGVQTRGELDSTIERKAFEAFTSGMYCNGNGACFNYNPASAMCPTWKATYDRTHSPKGRSGLVREWLRLQSAAGTDIAEEIHKVRQGGLFYNAMDKARNTVDKLRGKEDFSHEVYKALDHCMSCKSCAGQCPIQVNIPDLRSRYFELYHSRYPRPLKHHIAGLLEPMLPALAKVRPVYNFTARSQLANWLASKTVGLQDLPAITSTSPLNDSCRSGASVATPQLLDSLPEEERQRTVIIVQDAFTSFFETPVLTELVELLVRLGYRPLVTPFQPNGKVLHVYGYLGRFEKVARTNGTELKQLAESGVSLIGIDAAVTLTYRDEYHEVMGNNAPEVLLLSEWFAREAEQIAALNLGLEGDYILLGHCTETTNVPATPSQWQALYKACGLKLTYQPTGCCGMAGIYGHETRHQDVSRRVYELSWQDVVEKPENQGRLVATGYSCRSQVKRLSDSRIPHPVQVLLHLLKDK is encoded by the coding sequence GTGATCAGTAAGCTGGACAACAAAACAACAAGTACTTTGTATCAGTCATTTGCAAAGGCTGTACAGTCAGCCGGTTTTCTGGGTGATATCGAGCTGGGATACGCTGATCGCACGGTACTGGCAACAGACAACTCCATTTACCAGTTACTACCGGAAGGCATTTTTTACCCTCGTTCTACCGGCGACTTGAGCCTTATTCTGACCCAGTCAGCCCGCCCGGAGTTTCAGCAGATTGTGTTATCACCCAGGGGAGGCGGCACGGGTACCAACGGACAGTCTTTAACCACTGGTTTCATGGTAGATACCAGTCGCTATATGAACCAGGTACTGGAAATCAATGCTGAAGAGCGCTGGGCAAGGGTTCAGGCCGGTACAGTAAAAGATTACCTGAATGAACGGGTGGCAAAAGACGGTCTGTTCTTTGCACCGGAGCTGTCCACCAGCAACCGCGCCACTGTTGGGGGCATGGTCAACACCGATGCCAGCGGACAGGGTTCGGTGGTGTATGGCAAAACCCGACACCATGTGCTGGAGCTTACCTCAGTGCTGGCAGACGGCACCGTCTGGACTTCATCAGCCATCAACGATGATGAACTGAACCAGCTGTGTCAGCGTGAAGACAACATTGGAACGATTCATAAAACGGTTCGTCAGGCACATGATGATCATAAACAGCAGGTAGAAGACATTTTCCCGAAGCTGAATCGCAACCTGACGGGCTATGACCTGGCTAATATCCGCAATAAGCAGGGCGAATTTAATCTGAACGCTATATTGTGTGGTTCCGAAGGCACTCTGGCGATGGTCAGCGAAATCAAGGTTAACCTGCTGCCTGTTCCTGAAACATCTGCCCTGGTGCTGGTCTTTTACCAGAGTTTTCAGGAATCACTGCAGGACGCCCAGACCCTGATGGCAGCAAAACCCTGTTCCATTGAAACCATTGACTCCAGGGTACTGAGGTTAGCCAAAGCCGACACCATCTGGGAGAGCGTTAAGGGCTTCTTCCCACAAAACAGCGAAGCTATCGACGGCATTAACTTTGTCGAGTTCACCGGTCACAATGAGGATGAAATAAACAACGGCATAGCCCGCCTGGTCACTGAACTGAACAAAAGCTCTGAAATTGAACGTTCTGGTCATCAGATCGTGATGGGGACTGATAACGTTAAGAAAATCTGGGCGATGCGCAAACAGTCCGTTGGACTGCTGGGCAATATGAAAGGCGACGCACGCCCAATACCTTTTGTAGAAGATGTTGCCGTACCTCCGGAAAATCTGGCTGCCTTTATTCAACAATTCAGAGCCCTGCTGGATAAGCATCAACTGACGTATGGCATGTTTGGCCATGTCGATGCTGGTGTTCTGCATGTACGACCTGCTATCGACATGAAAGACCCGCAGCAGGCTATGCTGGTGCGCTCAATCAGCGATGAAGTGGCACAACTGGCACAATCCAATGGCGGTGTACTCTGGGGAGAACACGGCAAAGGGGTTCGATCTGAATACTCACCGGCTTTCTTTACCGACCTCTACCCGGTTCTGCAACACATCAAAAACGCCTTTGACCCACATAACCAGCTGAACCCCGGCAAAATTGCGACGCCTGCCAGTCAGGAGCTGCTGAAGATTGACGGCGTGCAGACCCGGGGAGAACTGGACAGCACCATTGAGCGCAAAGCCTTTGAAGCATTCACCAGTGGCATGTATTGCAACGGTAACGGTGCCTGTTTTAACTACAACCCTGCCAGCGCCATGTGTCCGACCTGGAAAGCCACTTACGACAGAACCCACTCACCTAAAGGCCGATCCGGTCTGGTCAGGGAGTGGTTGCGCCTGCAAAGCGCGGCAGGTACCGATATTGCCGAAGAAATCCACAAGGTACGACAGGGCGGTCTTTTCTACAACGCCATGGACAAAGCCCGTAATACCGTGGACAAGCTCAGGGGCAAAGAAGACTTCAGCCATGAAGTCTACAAAGCGCTGGACCATTGCATGAGCTGTAAGTCCTGTGCCGGACAATGCCCGATTCAGGTCAACATACCTGACCTGCGTTCCCGCTACTTTGAGCTTTACCACAGTCGTTACCCAAGACCTCTGAAACATCATATAGCCGGGCTGCTCGAACCCATGCTGCCAGCACTGGCGAAAGTAAGACCAGTTTATAATTTTACTGCCCGATCACAACTGGCTAACTGGCTTGCCAGCAAAACTGTTGGACTTCAGGATCTTCCAGCGATTACCAGCACCTCACCACTAAATGACAGTTGTCGTTCAGGTGCCTCGGTTGCCACACCGCAGTTACTGGACTCCTTACCCGAAGAAGAACGACAGCGGACAGTGATTATTGTGCAGGATGCCTTCACCAGTTTCTTTGAAACGCCTGTACTGACTGAACTGGTTGAGCTGCTGGTCAGACTGGGCTATCGCCCTCTGGTAACGCCTTTCCAGCCTAATGGCAAAGTACTGCATGTTTATGGTTATCTGGGCCGGTTCGAAAAAGTAGCGCGAACGAATGGCACAGAACTGAAACAACTGGCTGAATCCGGCGTCAGTCTGATAGGCATCGACGCTGCCGTTACTCTTACCTATCGCGATGAATATCATGAAGTGATGGGGAATAACGCACCAGAGGTATTGTTGCTGTCTGAGTGGTTCGCCAGAGAAGCTGAGCAGATTGCTGCGCTTAACCTTGGATTGGAGGGTGACTACATTTTGCTGGGGCATTGCACCGAAACCACCAACGTTCCAGCCACTCCCTCGCAGTGGCAGGCATTGTACAAAGCCTGTGGCCTGAAGCTGACCTACCAGCCAACAGGCTGCTGCGGTATGGCTGGTATTTACGGTCATGAAACCCGTCATCAGGACGTTTCCCGCAGGGTTTATGAACTCAGCTGGCAGGACGTAGTCGAAAAGCCTGAAAATCAGGGCAGGCTGGTTGCAACGGGGTATTCCTGCCGCAGTCAGGTCAAGCGCCTGAGTGACTCTCGAATCCCCCATCCCGTACAAGTACTGCTGCACCTGCTAAAAGACAAATAA
- a CDS encoding Rrf2 family transcriptional regulator codes for MRLTKHTDFALRILVYSAMETGERLLSVQEVTDAFEVPRTHVMKIVQKLGQLGYLQTFRGKGGGFRLGMQPEDINLGDVVKAMESSITLVECEEIACSDCSACQLKDIMNQAMDAFFNVLAQYSLADALDKKNGLLIQLHAGRENISLS; via the coding sequence ATGAGATTAACTAAACACACGGACTTTGCCCTTCGGATTCTTGTTTATTCTGCAATGGAAACAGGAGAGCGCCTGTTGTCAGTTCAGGAAGTAACGGACGCCTTTGAGGTGCCACGCACTCATGTGATGAAAATTGTACAAAAGCTGGGTCAGCTGGGTTATCTGCAGACTTTTCGGGGTAAAGGTGGCGGTTTTCGCCTGGGCATGCAGCCGGAAGACATTAACCTTGGAGACGTGGTTAAAGCGATGGAATCCAGCATTACACTGGTTGAGTGCGAGGAAATTGCCTGCTCCGACTGTTCTGCCTGTCAGCTGAAAGATATTATGAATCAGGCAATGGATGCCTTTTTTAATGTACTGGCTCAATACTCTCTGGCTGATGCGCTGGATAAGAAGAATGGCCTGCTGATTCAACTGCATGCAGGCCGGGAAAACATAAGCCTTTCCTGA
- a CDS encoding N-acetylmuramic acid 6-phosphate etherase, with protein sequence MATAANASPSEAPLSFLVCSFSPDHQDINKEKLASSIPVYLNVHNQTVQMLQDEKVWQFQSLTTPMTVLCTIKQKQEKKPPAGFRNPTSPNDKKPSDKGGHKKLSTRFTLPDQQLPASLPEPQPSLPVINSKGSPAREFEPVAKPATHSYQPAIEPATDQQNYLTVLPANQQDKQWWDSVEFIFLTLLQGGPHIYNRFSQYWQQLLHLPLSQLNELAGEIYNYSMQVRGEPWFRDTLTSLEAHSLGAHSLEVQRFRKTMLALIRQEQEIREVIDRARQQGISVDLQRIQQNLQMVLEANLSDSLVAVMNTDHQPLTTEQKKAAGESFLRAAMMAVDDTEYDPLTSKPVLTPVETTLKHQDSVFYKLASSHNDHNLLQILQNRLMLLEVKLDEELCRLSTEQGTVYASGTADGCGGIVLGMVAHPEGEDKKEADKKEEEKKVAGVQNGQPTNSQPSSTGQQPIGQGYSSDTGAGGRGNNNEPCHDHVGSTCPHPDCNNGPCRCHECLQAGSIQSEGIRKQRLSAKYLHDSIPRPFQALLELKLPPETIIRQLYPLAHIIRETSDTEAVTERHPPRRPRRLSAPDLAMPTTGMATALSVVQASTEGESRYTHLENKTIKEILKEINDEDWRVPVALEASSGTILKLLQKVQETIKRKGRVFLIGAGSSGRLAIVSSIPDPQKLVALIAGGDEAIATSKGGAEDNYTSAWRELSEVHNINRNDLLIGITASGRTPYAVGALAIAREQGIPTGSIACSRDTKISRLSDTPVETYAGPEYITGSTRMKSATTQKIILDMISRVAIEPDQDLNALLQRFIKGSAEIARALSHQLPQLEALVEKVVPVIQNQGRLIYLGTESPGRLVVIDASECPPTFGVKPETVTGLIEGGSEALRRTLTTAQKERTNAWEDLQSQGASSNDIVTGVGIEGLPEYVQKGLTKAKATGIATASIMVQKSTSEKSDHNAVVISLPVSENPAEYEALAGTAIKQALNMLTTAVMIKHGRVADKWMSHMQASNEKLVAREAVNLARIEGITLLAARALLTIFKSTAASIEYRKKMREPPKRQ encoded by the coding sequence ATGGCTACTGCTGCCAATGCCAGCCCTTCCGAAGCACCTTTGTCGTTTTTAGTTTGCAGTTTTTCGCCTGACCATCAGGACATAAACAAAGAAAAACTGGCGAGCTCCATACCTGTTTATCTTAATGTGCATAATCAAACTGTTCAGATGTTACAGGATGAAAAGGTGTGGCAGTTTCAAAGCTTAACCACACCCATGACGGTCCTTTGTACGATAAAGCAAAAGCAGGAAAAGAAGCCGCCAGCCGGTTTCCGGAATCCGACTTCTCCCAACGATAAAAAACCCTCTGATAAAGGTGGTCACAAAAAACTGTCCACCAGGTTCACTCTTCCTGACCAGCAGCTGCCTGCATCTCTGCCTGAACCTCAGCCCTCTCTGCCAGTCATAAACAGTAAGGGCTCCCCAGCCCGAGAATTTGAGCCCGTTGCAAAACCGGCAACACATTCTTATCAACCCGCTATTGAGCCTGCAACTGACCAGCAGAATTACCTGACCGTATTGCCTGCAAACCAACAGGACAAGCAATGGTGGGACAGTGTGGAGTTCATCTTTCTGACACTGCTGCAAGGCGGTCCACATATTTACAACCGTTTTTCTCAATACTGGCAGCAACTGTTGCACCTTCCATTAAGCCAACTGAATGAACTGGCTGGTGAAATATACAACTACTCCATGCAGGTCAGGGGTGAGCCCTGGTTCAGGGATACCCTGACCTCTTTGGAGGCGCACTCTTTGGGGGCACACTCTTTGGAGGTGCAACGTTTCAGGAAGACAATGCTTGCCTTAATCCGGCAGGAACAGGAAATAAGGGAAGTTATTGACAGAGCCCGCCAGCAGGGTATTTCAGTGGATTTACAACGCATTCAGCAAAACCTGCAAATGGTTCTGGAAGCAAACCTTTCCGATTCACTGGTCGCGGTGATGAACACCGATCACCAGCCGCTGACCACAGAGCAGAAAAAGGCTGCAGGAGAATCATTTTTGCGGGCAGCCATGATGGCTGTTGATGACACTGAATATGACCCGCTTACATCCAAACCAGTCTTAACACCGGTTGAGACGACACTGAAACATCAGGACTCCGTCTTTTACAAGCTTGCATCCAGTCACAACGATCACAACCTGCTGCAAATCCTCCAGAACCGGCTTATGCTGCTCGAGGTCAAACTTGATGAAGAACTGTGTCGGCTCTCCACAGAGCAAGGCACAGTTTATGCCTCAGGCACTGCTGATGGATGCGGAGGTATTGTTTTAGGTATGGTGGCGCACCCGGAAGGAGAGGATAAAAAAGAAGCGGATAAAAAAGAAGAGGAAAAAAAAGTGGCAGGTGTCCAGAACGGTCAGCCAACAAATTCCCAACCTTCCAGCACAGGTCAGCAACCTATCGGGCAGGGTTACTCTTCTGATACCGGAGCAGGAGGACGCGGCAATAACAATGAACCATGCCATGACCATGTGGGATCAACTTGCCCACACCCAGACTGCAACAACGGTCCCTGCCGCTGTCATGAGTGTTTGCAGGCCGGCTCAATTCAAAGTGAGGGAATACGAAAACAGAGACTTTCTGCCAAGTACCTCCACGATAGTATTCCCAGGCCTTTTCAGGCACTTCTTGAGTTAAAGCTGCCCCCGGAAACCATTATCAGGCAGCTCTACCCGCTGGCACACATTATCAGAGAAACCTCTGATACAGAGGCGGTTACCGAAAGACATCCTCCCCGACGCCCGCGCCGCTTAAGCGCCCCCGATCTGGCTATGCCAACCACCGGAATGGCAACGGCCTTGAGTGTCGTTCAGGCAAGTACTGAGGGCGAATCTCGCTATACACACCTTGAAAACAAAACCATCAAAGAGATTCTTAAAGAAATCAACGATGAAGACTGGCGTGTACCAGTAGCCTTAGAAGCTTCAAGCGGAACGATTTTAAAGCTTCTGCAGAAAGTACAGGAAACCATCAAGCGTAAGGGCAGGGTATTCCTTATCGGGGCTGGCAGCAGCGGTCGGCTCGCGATAGTCAGTTCAATACCTGACCCACAAAAGCTTGTTGCACTGATTGCCGGAGGTGACGAGGCTATTGCAACATCTAAGGGCGGAGCGGAAGACAATTATACTTCAGCCTGGCGTGAACTTTCTGAAGTACACAACATCAACCGGAACGACCTGCTTATAGGGATCACAGCCTCTGGCAGAACACCCTATGCGGTAGGCGCTCTCGCGATTGCCAGAGAACAGGGGATTCCTACAGGCTCTATTGCATGCAGCAGAGATACAAAAATATCCCGGCTGTCTGATACCCCGGTCGAAACCTATGCGGGTCCGGAATACATTACCGGCAGTACCCGGATGAAATCCGCCACTACACAGAAAATCATTTTAGATATGATTTCAAGGGTCGCCATTGAACCGGACCAGGACTTAAACGCACTCTTACAGAGATTTATCAAAGGCAGTGCTGAAATTGCCCGGGCGCTCTCCCACCAACTGCCACAGCTTGAAGCGCTGGTAGAAAAGGTTGTTCCTGTCATACAAAATCAAGGGCGTCTTATTTACCTGGGAACGGAGTCGCCCGGTCGACTGGTTGTTATTGATGCCTCAGAATGCCCACCAACCTTTGGCGTTAAGCCTGAAACCGTTACCGGGCTGATTGAGGGTGGTAGTGAAGCACTCAGGCGTACGCTTACCACAGCACAAAAAGAAAGAACCAATGCCTGGGAAGACCTTCAGTCACAGGGCGCTTCCAGTAATGATATCGTGACCGGTGTTGGCATAGAGGGTCTTCCGGAGTACGTACAGAAGGGCTTGACCAAAGCAAAAGCTACTGGCATAGCAACCGCCTCCATAATGGTTCAGAAGAGTACGTCTGAGAAAAGTGATCACAATGCTGTAGTCATTTCATTACCGGTTTCTGAAAACCCGGCAGAATACGAAGCACTGGCGGGAACGGCTATCAAGCAGGCTCTGAATATGTTGACAACAGCAGTCATGATTAAACATGGAAGAGTCGCCGACAAGTGGATGTCGCACATGCAGGCGTCAAATGAAAAGCTGGTTGCCAGGGAAGCCGTTAATCTCGCCAGGATAGAAGGCATTACGCTATTAGCGGCCAGAGCCCTGCTGACGATTTTCAAATCCACAGCGGCTTCAATCGAATATCGAAAGAAAATGAGGGAGCCTCCAAAGCGCCAATAG
- the radA gene encoding DNA repair protein RadA, translating into MAKSKTRKAYVCTECGSESAKWQGQCPDCKAWNTFKEVNLGPAAAPSIAAANKAGFAGALSGLQTLSEVDVAEAPRFSSGMSEFDRVLGGGFVKGSAVLIGGHPGAGKSTILLQVLCHVARQMDALYVSGEESLQQIAARARRLGLPTDRLKMLAETSAENIVAVAEQQKPGIIVIDSIQVMFMNGVDAAPGGVAQVKESAAFLTRFAKQTGTVLLIVGHVTKDNSLAGPMTLSHIIDTQLMLGNTDDSRFRIMRATKNRFGQVNELGIFAMTETGMKEVKNPSAIFLSRTPEPTSGSIISVLWEGTRPLLVEIQALVVESQLGNPRRVTVGLEQNRLAMLLAILTRHGGIFTSDQDVFINVVGGVKVSETSADLASLLAVVSSLRDTPLQQDLIAFGEVGLAGEIRPVANGQERLAEAAKHGFKRAIVPVANKPRKPIEGFEVVGVSKLSEALEAI; encoded by the coding sequence ATGGCAAAATCGAAAACCCGCAAGGCCTACGTCTGCACCGAGTGTGGCAGCGAATCTGCAAAATGGCAGGGGCAATGCCCTGACTGCAAAGCCTGGAATACTTTTAAAGAGGTTAACCTTGGCCCTGCCGCTGCGCCTTCAATTGCTGCCGCCAATAAAGCAGGCTTTGCCGGAGCCCTGTCTGGCCTGCAAACACTCAGCGAAGTGGATGTTGCCGAAGCACCACGTTTTTCCAGCGGCATGTCAGAGTTTGACCGTGTTCTGGGCGGAGGCTTTGTTAAGGGCAGCGCGGTTCTGATCGGCGGTCATCCCGGCGCAGGTAAAAGTACCATCCTGCTACAGGTGCTTTGCCATGTTGCCCGGCAAATGGATGCGCTCTATGTTTCCGGCGAAGAATCATTACAACAGATCGCTGCCCGAGCCAGACGACTGGGGCTGCCTACCGACCGGTTGAAAATGCTGGCTGAAACCAGCGCCGAAAACATTGTTGCGGTTGCCGAACAGCAAAAGCCGGGCATTATTGTTATTGACTCGATTCAGGTCATGTTTATGAACGGTGTAGATGCAGCACCCGGCGGCGTGGCCCAGGTAAAGGAGTCTGCAGCATTTCTCACCCGTTTCGCCAAACAGACCGGAACCGTTCTCTTGATTGTGGGGCATGTTACTAAAGACAACTCACTGGCGGGGCCAATGACACTCTCGCATATCATTGATACCCAGTTAATGCTGGGTAATACCGACGACTCCCGTTTCCGCATTATGCGCGCTACCAAAAATCGCTTTGGTCAGGTTAATGAGCTGGGTATTTTTGCCATGACGGAAACCGGTATGAAGGAAGTCAAAAACCCTTCTGCCATCTTCCTGTCCCGAACCCCTGAACCCACTTCCGGAAGTATTATCAGTGTACTCTGGGAAGGTACCCGCCCACTTCTGGTTGAAATTCAGGCACTGGTGGTTGAATCCCAGCTGGGCAATCCTCGTCGTGTCACCGTTGGTCTGGAACAAAATCGTCTGGCCATGCTGCTGGCGATTCTTACCCGCCACGGCGGTATTTTTACCAGTGATCAGGATGTGTTTATCAACGTCGTTGGAGGCGTTAAAGTCAGTGAAACCTCCGCCGACCTTGCCAGCCTGCTGGCAGTGGTTTCCAGCCTGCGCGATACTCCGCTGCAACAGGATCTGATCGCCTTTGGAGAAGTAGGTCTGGCCGGTGAAATCCGTCCGGTTGCCAATGGTCAGGAGCGGCTGGCAGAAGCAGCCAAGCATGGGTTTAAGCGGGCCATTGTTCCGGTTGCGAATAAGCCGAGAAAGCCCATTGAGGGGTTTGAAGTGGTGGGTGTCAGTAAACTGTCCGAGGCTCTGGAGGCAATTTAA